A single region of the Vicia villosa cultivar HV-30 ecotype Madison, WI linkage group LG4, Vvil1.0, whole genome shotgun sequence genome encodes:
- the LOC131600305 gene encoding MLP-like protein 328: MAQLCVLETTVQLKSCPQKFYNFLKSQSQHIPNKAQSENVHGVEIHKGDWNTPGSIKIWKFSIEGKEEIFKERIEVDEVNMTITYVAAGGNVLELYKSYKAIVKVENQILKLRIEYEKINDETLPPRKYQQFIINIVRDLDGNLVKAG, from the exons ATGGCTCAATTGTGTGTCCTTGAGACAACGGTACAACTCAAATCATGTCCTCAAAAGTTCTATAACTTCCTCAAGAGCCAAAGCCAACACATTCCAAATAAAGCACAGAGCGAAAACGTGCATGGTGTTGAGATTCACAAAGGCGATTGGAACACTCCTGGTTCAATCAAGATTTGGAAATTTAGCATAG AAGGGAAGGAGGAGATATTCAAGGAAAGGATTGAAGTGGATGAAGTGAATATGACTATAACTTATGTTGCTGCTGGAGGGAATGTGTTGGAGTTGTACAAAAGCTACAAGGCCATtgtgaaagtggagaatcaaatttTAAAGTTGAGAATAGAATATGAGAAGATTAATGATGAGACCCTACCTCCAAGGAAATACCAGcagtttattattaatattgttagAGATCTTGATGGAAACTTAGTTAAAGCTGGTTAA